One Pangasianodon hypophthalmus isolate fPanHyp1 chromosome 7, fPanHyp1.pri, whole genome shotgun sequence genomic window, GAAAGCACGTTTGCTGACAGTACGAGCTGCCTGAGCGTGGCGCGTCTCAGTGCCTACCTGCCTCCAAGCAACCATGACTCGGCCAACTATAGCAACAACCAGTTAGAGAGCAACCAGGCTGCCAAGATGGCTGCCTTGCACCTCAGCAGCTCCACGCAGCCGAGCccctgctgctcctcctcttcctcctcatcctctttcGGTGTCCAGAGGTCATCCCGTGGCCTTCCCTCCACCCTTGATGCCGACCTGCGCTTTCACCCGGTGCGTGGCGCCGACGTGCTCCTGTCCAGTGACCGTTCTATGGCCTGCGTCCACTCCCCAGATGGCATTCGGACTTTGGTGTTCAGTGACAGGCCCATGAGACTAGGTGAGACTCTGTTTGTGGAGGTGAGTCACATGGGCCCACCTTGCCTTGGCATGCTCCTTTTTGGCATGACTTCGTGTGACCCAGGCACATTGCACGCTGCAGAGTTGCCTGCTGAGCCTGATGCTCTCCTCGATCGTAAGGAGTACTGGGTGGTTCACCGTGGACTCCCTGCGCCTGCACCTGGCGACGTGCTCAGCTTCATGCTTCTGCCTGACGGTGAAGTGCATCATGGGATTAATGGGGTAGCACGTGGACGCTTGCTGTGTGTCGACTCCTCTCAGGCTCTGTGGACCTTCTTCGCTCTGCGTGGTGCCATCAACCGACTCAGGATATTAGGCAAGTGTCAGTGTGAGGTGATTTGAAATAATCATTAGCTTTTATTGACCATTTTTGGAACATTTTAGTTTATGCTTTCTTTAATATCACCTTAAGATCTAATGTAAAATATCAGTGCAGCTCATGTCTAGGTTAGCTAGACAGGCTATTAAGTCATCTGACATAGAGCTCTGCTGTGAGTGGACTTTGCTTGTTCCTGTCATTCAGTTCTCTTGTCGCTGGAGAATAGGCGTTACTGCCCTGCCTCATTAAGCTGGATTTCTCCAAGGCTTTTTATGCCCCCAGAAATAGCTCCTAGCACATCCTTCAGTCTGCCTTATTATGGGATGCTATTTTGCTCTGTGTTATTGCTCCAAAATAAGATCCTGAGCCCAATTATGTGATTTGTATGCAGTGTATGCTGGCCCTGAGCTTACATAGACTGATATATCAGTCAGCAGTGTATACTGTTGAAAACGCAGTTAAACAAATGTCATGTCCTGTATGATATTCTGTGTTCATGGCTTTCAGAACAAGACCTTGACTGCACAcgtttaaaatgtaaacactgaTGTCACATGGCCAGTTTTCTGGCAATGCAGAGTATATCATAATATGTACATAATAGGTACACCTGCCGTGTGGGAACCATATTTGCTTTAGAATTGCTTTATTGTAACTTAAATGAAAATCATGTTGAGCAGCTGGCAAACACAAGGTTGGTTTATATGTCTGTGTTGAAGCACGTTTGGTATCTGCATTGCAATAGCGTGGGGGTTTAGTGATATGCAGAGGCACACAGACGGTCTAATGTGCACACTTCTAAAATCCGAACAGCacattgtatatatgtatatatatatatatattgtatatatgctGAATGGTTAAGAAGGAAAGTCTAAAACCGAGTCAAAAAGCAAGTGAATGACGGATTCATGTGTCATGAGTAAGAGAAGGGCCGAGATGCAGCTCTGCTCATCAGTGTGGGCATGAAATGAACATTCACTTCATgtagaattatatatatatatatatatatatatatatatatatatatatatatatatatatatatatatatataagtaaagtgagatttatatatataatataaatataaaaatataatataaataaacgtAAGGTCTGAAAGTGAATGTACATCAGTAACACATTCTCTCATAGTATACAATGTCCACACTTGTATATGACGCTATAAAAATCCCAAACTGTCCCCTGTCTGGTCGACTTTAATACCTAATCACAGTATCTATGATTTGGAGCCCAGATGTAGTGATCTTTGACATTTCTCATCCAGTAATTCACTTATTCTCTCCACTTTTTATGCAGTGAAACCATAGTGGAGTCCTGAATCCTAGCTAGCTAGGatataaaaactctacacatctctgttaaaatggcagatttttgtgaagtaaaagtctgaaactaagataaattatgtcagatcttttcccacctttaatgtgaaattgcaaagtatacaaataaagtgaaatacaatcagaaatttttttagggaaaaaaaggaaaaataaaatacttaccATAATCTACTAtcataagtgtgcacacacttaaactaatactttgttgaagcaccttttgattatattacaccactcagtcttttggctaagagtctatcagtgtgacacatcttgacttgacaatagtttcccactctttcttccagaaactgcttcaggtcaccccacagatttttagttggattcaggtctggctctggctaggccattcagaaacattgaacttcttttggttaagccattcctttgttgatttggatgaatgctttgggtcactgctatgctgaaaggtgaaattcctttttatgttcagcttactagcagacacctgaaggttttgcactaaaattaactggtatttgtagctattcatgattccctccaccttgataaaacccACAGTTCTGgctgatgctgccaccaccatgcttcactgtgggtatggtgttctttggttgatgtgcttttttttcgtGCCAAAcgtggaattattataccttttggaattggtctcatcagacaataacacattttgccacatagtttggggAGATTTAGTTGAGCGTGGATGTTTTTGTGTGAGAAAACGGCTTCTGCCTAACCACCCTactccatagcccagacatgtgaagaagacgagagattgttgtcacgtgcagagagtaatcagtacttgtcagatatttctgcagctcctgtaatgttgctgttggtctcttggcagcctcccttgtgatttttttgtcttgtccttttgtaaattttggagggacgtcctgttcttggtaatgtcactgaggtgctccattttctccacttgttgatgatggccttcatggtgtttcatggtacatctaatgttttggaaatacttttatacccctctcctgatcgctATCCTTCGAGTCAGAAGaaaccaagaagaagaaaatcctaaagaaacagctggtctttatttggggttaatcacaataatttcattgatgacagattcaattacttttgaacatgagattgaatgtgattggttcattctgaacacaacCACATCtacaattataaaagggtgtgcacacttatgcaaccaggtttttgtaacttttctatttttcctgtttttccctaaaatgtttctgattgtttttaataactTAATTTTAAAACgttataatttcacattgagggtggaaaaatatctgacatgatttatcttggtttcatttttttttacatcacaaaaacctgccatgttaacagggctgtgtagactttttatatccattgtaacTAACATATCTTAATtgtcttaaatattaaatatctagCTGGGGCCACCAGTCCTAACATAACTGGCTCTATGTGGTGCAAATAACATGCGTGTGTGACCTCAGCTATGTGTGTATCTTTATATTATAATTGGGAGGCCAACGATGagcattcactcactcaccacGTCATGGCATCCCGAATTTTGTCTTCAATATTTGGGCTAGGTATGTAATGGTAACAAAGGGACTTGTCCTCGAAATTGGGGTCCATGACGTCCACTATTTCCAGAAAGAGCCACCGGAAAAACAGGCCACCAGCCTCGGAAACCatcttaaatcatattttattcttttgatGGTTAGTGCCCCTCTCCCCCAGCCTAAATACCTTTCCTAACAGTTAGGCATAAGTATATACCAGACCTTAGCCTTTCTCTGTGCAGTGAATttttctctccgtctctgtctgtctctctcaactTTCCAGGAACACTGCAGGCAAGTCCATCCACCTCTCCCTCTGTATCCCATGGCACAGCGTCCGATgacagtgactctgacctgacttTTAGTGTCAACAGATCCTCATCTGCCTCCGAGTCCTCACTGGGTGTGTGAACATACAAAGCTCTGAATGTTCAGTTCAGAATGATCAAACTGCTACATTTAGTCTCTCTCTTTGCACATAAGGCCTTCACCCTTAATCGGCATGTTTTGTTCAGGGGAAAATTGaaccattttaaatattcaatgtTGAAACATGGcccatgtttttaaaaataagtttataTAGCAGAAATTCTGGTCAGAAATTCTGGTCAGAGATTCTGGTCAGGAGCTAAGAGTAACAAGGTGAAATAAGTATAAGTATAATTTAACAAAAGATCGAtctttgtaaaaatgaaacgAAACATTCCTTTAATTAGAAGGGCAATAATTCAAATCCATGCACTGCTAACCTGCCACTGTTGGACCCTGTGTTTCCAACCCTGTGTCTgccaaataagtaaatgttttaGCTCCTGTCACATGACCACTCTCCCCTGTACAAACATTTTCACCTTCAGGAGgattactttgtttttaaaactaacgatatacaataaaaatagatGTCCCAGGTTTGTGGAATATCCATTGCTGCTCAGAGAACATgggtagttaaaaaaaaaaaaaaaactcttagcactgtatgtgtttgttaaaTTAACCCAATATTCACAGCCATACGCTAGAACCCTAAATACATTGCCCAGGTACTGAGTGGTGATTTTGCACTAATTCAGAATATTTTCACTGGCCTATTTGCACTACTCTCACTGCAGCCCTATTGTAACTAAATCCTGACATTTATCTGTGTTTGTCCACAGTAACAGCCCCCAGCTCTCCTCTCAGTCCCCCCGTCTCGCCTAGCCTCTCCTTTCCAGAGACGCCACTGAACAGCAAGAGCGGCGAGTGCACCGTGTGCTTCGATCAGGAGGTGGACACTGTCATTTACACATGTGGACACATGTGTCTCTGTCATGAGTGTGGACTTAAGCTAAAGAAACAGATCAACGCTTGCTGCCCGATCTGCCGGAGACCCATCAAGGATGTGATCAAAACTTACAGGCCATGAGAAGACGCAGAACTCAACAAGCAGCTGAGAACCAGCTTTCTATTCTGAACTGAGTTTGGATTTCAGGACTATTCTGTAGCTTTGACTCCTGTAGCGTAACCTCAGTCTCTGTCCCCAACCCCTACCCtaccaccccccaccccacctcCCCGTCACCCCCCATCATCCTCCACCCAGTCCAGAGGcagtgaaatgatttttttttttttttttttttggaacacgAGGTTTGTCTGATGCTTGCTCAGACATTTTAGTGCCTTTGACGTTTGTCTCAAAAGCATCGCCTATCAACCTGACAATCATATTTGATAAATAGTGCTATACAGAATATATGACTTTTatcagagagacactgagaggcTTGTTTAAGCAATGAAACTAACAgatgtaaacagataaaaatgaataattatttttgtttgatattttaaaagtaaatatgtgTGTTTCCAATTGTGTAAAATGGATAATAAAAGAAATCCAATCATATGTATAGTGAAAGATGAGAGGACATTTATTGCACTTAACTGAGTAAACTACATCTGCAGATAGACAGCATCTGAAGGCATTTCTGTATAAACAAGGACTGCATTTTAAcgaaatacataaaaatattttttgtaaagttcatttcattattatggCTGTATGATTATGTGAATGGTATATAACTGGTAAATGCATTCTTTTACTGAGGAAACCCTcccacatttttaatttcatgcatAATCTCTGCACAGTTAATAGAATCTGTAAAGGTCAAGTAAATGTAGATGTGTAGAGTTTCAACGACAGAGCACACGAAAACCTAGAAGAGTGTTCAGTATAGGCCAGACTTTGACTTTgtaattttaatgaagaaattTTCAAAAGTAGTCAAAATGTGCATATTCTTAGCCCTGTTAGAGACTTGTACCAAACACTCTTTGGGAAAAGTTCTCCAATGGTTATATAAGGGTTTGATGGATAAATAAGGGTTTTTTAGTTTCCGAAGCTTCACTCAGTTGGAGagttataaatttttttagaGTGTAGGTCAAAATGTTCATGAACATGAgcttttttttatgtcattttctgCATTTGGACAGCATTAAGTACCACATATCTGCATTTGCTGAACATATGCTTATTGTCCATGtgattacataattacataatgtatttttattttttttaaatacattgaCAATCTAAAACAGGAGTGTCTTGCCTTGCTCCTGGACATAACTGCCTCTAGAGTCCCCCTAATTTATCACTCCTGATACAGCTGATCAAGTTTTGTTAAATTAGGGCTTGAACTagactaaaattaaaattgattaAATGAACACTATTAAAATTGTTCTCAGGAAAGTGTTGACATGCACACTGCTTAATGTAGGTCATTTACACTATGTGTTTGGATaaagtgtaatttttaaatgacAACTCTAGATCCACCTGTACCTGGCAAATCAGTAGCAAATAAACTTTTTTGCTTGTGACATTTATACCCTTGCAcagaaaatgttattaaatttgTGCACTAAACACATATAGTTGTATGTGAAGAAGTTGCTTCTTGAGCATGGATGTCAATGACTCAGTACTATTACAGACACCACAGAATTCTATGCACCAGATCATGCAGAAATCTTCACTTCTTTAATACAGAATTTAGAATTAAAACCCAAAATTCACAGGGAAAAGGACAAATCtaaaacagtaagaaaacacaTTCCATATTAAAGATTATCTTTTCACAGATTATAATCAGGACATGAATTATAATTCCAGCTCACACATACAATGAACATTTTAACACAGCTGAAGTGGTGGTGTGTTTCAACATTCCCCTGGTTTGACTATGTAAGTGTCTTTgcctgtagaaaaaaaaagagagaaagtaatAAATGCTGGGATTAAGCTTGATGCACTGCAATCATGAGATGCTCTTATTTGTCGTGATCTTTGTTAAAACAAAAGATATTCAAGTCACATTAGggtcacacaaaaaaaaaagtctcaatgGCAGCCAGCCAGATCATGTTTTTGCTCAGctcccctgtcctgcacattttagtgtttttcctgctcgtAATAAACCTGAGTTAGAGCAGGGGAAACACTAACATACAGAACAGGGTTTGAAAACTGTGCAAACTTACATGTTGTCAAAGCAGCGCATGAACTCTTTTGGATAGGTCTTCCCATCGGACCCGCACACAGGGTCATACTCGCGCGTGCACATTGGAAGGACATAAGTGTTGGGTTTAAATTTGCTGCAATGCAATCATGAAATATGCTCGTACATGCTCTTATTTGTTGTGATCTTTGTTAAAAGAAAGGATACTCAAGTCACATTAGGGGTTGAAAAAACTCCTCAGGGACCTCCAATCAGACCATGTTTTTGTTCCACTCCCAAAACACCTTGGTCAGGTCATTGAGACCTGTAGAGAACTTCATTACCCAGTTCAGGTGTATCAGGAACTGGGACATGGTCCCCATGAATACAAGGGAGAACTGGGCAAGGTAAAGAATCCAAGAAGTTAGATTGGGAGAGTTGGAGATTGAgggtatttttttatgttgcaaTCAGTAGAGTACAgcttcccaaccctggtcctggagtagcccctgtcctgcacattagTGTCTTCTCTGTTCCCAGCAAACTAATCAGCTGATTAAGAGCCTGAGTtgaggtgtgtgttacagtacactAAAAAACGTACAGAActgggttgggaacctgtgcagTAGAAACTTGCCAATTGTCAAGGCAGAGCATGCACTCGTTTCCATATGTCTTCGCATCGGACCTGCACACAGGGACATACTCACGTGCACACTGGGTGGAGATATCTTTCGCAAGCAGTTGGTCAAAACAAAGTCATTACACAACACTGATACCTACACCAAGCAGAAGAGACAAATTGCTTATTCACCCACCTCCGCTGATTGACCGTTGCCTCGAACATCAGCTGCTCTAGTCAAAGTTAGAGGaaaacagtgaaacagtgaaatgatttatttatattttattttattattttattttttttggaacacAAGGTTTGCCTGATGCTTGCTCAGACATTTTAGTGCCTTTGACATTTGTCTCTGCCTACCAACCTGACAATCATATTTAGTGCTATACAGAATATATGACTTTTATAAGAGGGACACTGAGAGGCTTGTTTAAGCAATGAAACTAACAgatgtaaacagataaaaatgaataattatttttgtttgatattttaaaagtaaatatgtgTGTTTCCAATCATGTAAAATGGATAATAAAAGAAATCCATTCATATGTATAGTGAAAGATGAGAGGACATTTACTGCACTTAACTGAGTAAACTATATCTGCAGATAGACAGCATCTGAAGGCATTTCTGTATAAACAAGGACTGTATTTTAAcgaaatacataaaaatattttttgtaaagttCGTTTCATTATTAACATATGCTTATTGTCCATGtgattacataattacataatgtaattttaaaaaaaaatacattgacAATCTAAAACAGGAGTGTCTTGCCTTGCTCCTGGACATAACTGCCTCTAGAGTTCCCCTAATTTATCACTCCTGATACAGCTGGTCAAGTTTTGTTAAATTAGGGCTTGAACTagactaaaattaaaattgattaAATGAACACTGCTTAATGTAGGTCATTTACACTGTGTTTGGATaaagtgtaatttttaaatgacAACTCTAGATCCACCTGTACCTGGCAAATCAGTAGCAAATAAACTTTTTTGCTTGTGACATTTATACCCTTGCAcagaaaatgttattaaatctGTGTACTAAACACATATAGTTGTATGTGAAGGAGTTGCTTATTGAGCATGGATGTCAATGACTCAGTACTATTACAGACACCACAGAATTCTATGCACCAGATCATGCAGAAATCTTCACTTCTTTAATACAGAATTTGGAATTAAAACCCAAAATTCACAGGGAAAAGGACAAATCTAAAACAGTAGGAAAACACATTCCATATTAAAGATTATCTTTTCACAGATTATAATCAGGACATGAATTATAATTCCAGCTCACACATACAATGAACATTTTAACACAGCTGAAGTGGTGGTGTGTTTCAACATTCCCCTGGTTTGACTATGTAAATGTCTTTgcctgtagaaaaaaaaagagagaaagtaatAAATGCTGGGATTAAGCTTGATGCACTGCAATCATGAGATGCTCTTATTTGTCGTGATCTTTGTTAAAACAAAAGATATTCAAGTCACATTAgggtcacaaaaaaaaaaagtctcaatgACAGCCAGCCAGATCATGTTTTTGCTCAGctcccctgtcctgcacattttagtgtttttcctgctcgtAATAAACCTGAGTTAGAGCAGGGGAAACACTAACATACAGAACAGGGTTTGAAAACTGTGCAAACTTACATGTTGTCAAAGCAGCGCATGAACTCTTTTGGATAGGTCTTCCCATCGGACCTGCACACAGGGTCATACTCGCGCGTGCACATTGGAAGGACATAAGTGTTGGGTTTAAATTTGCTGCAATGCAACCATGAAATATGCTCGTACATGCTCTTATTTGTTGTGATCTTCGTTAAAAGATAGTCAAGTgtcaagtggagtttactgtcatttcaaccatatacagccagttagtacatagtgaaatgaataatgtttcttcaggaccaaggtgctacataagacaaacacagaacagcacagaactacaagggactacataaatttatacataaagttcacaagtgcagacagcacaagacagtacaatgactactgggatagacaatgggcaaagtaagtcccagtgcagggCCGACCAGTACATAGTTCTATTTGAAAGTGAATCTAGtgagaatagtgcaaagagtacaagagtacaatataagtagctgaaatagtgtaaacataagagtagcagcctatgtacagtataataaatattgtagcagcataatgtaatgtgcaaaaacctgcaaaaaaattgcaaagaggatggaggatgctcagttgtgtgtgtgtatatatgtatgtgtgtgtgttctttcagtccagtttctgggtgtttaggagtctgatggcttggggggaagaaactattgcacagtctggtcatgagggcccgaatgcttcggtaccacttaccagacggcaggagggtgaagagtgtgtgtgaggggtgtgtggggtcatccacaatgctggtggctttgtggatgcagcatgaggtgtaaatgtctgtgatggagggaagagaaacccagatgatcttctcagctgtcctcactatccgctgaagggTATTGCAatctgagacagtgcaattcccaaaccaggcagtgatgcagctgcacaggatgctctcgatagtccctctgtagaacatggtgaggatgggggagtgggagatgtgctttcctcagtcttctcagaaagtacaggcgctgctgggctttcttagttatggagctggtgttgagcgaccaggtgagggtctccgccaggtgaacaccaagacatttggtgctcttgacgaccTCCAAGGAGGAGCcaccgatgttcagcggagagtggtcattccgtgctcttctgaagtcaacagccatctctttagttttgtccacattcagggacaggttgttggctctgcaccagtcctttagctgctgcacctcctctctgtatgctgactcatcgttcttgctgatgagacccaccatgGTCGTGTCATCGGAggacttgatgatgtgattcgagctgtgcattgctacagaaagtggtcattctgtgctcttctgaaatCAACagccatctctttagttttgtccacatttagagacaggttgctggctctgcaccagtcctttagctgctgcacctcctctctgtatactgactcgtcgttcttgaacttgatgatgtgattcgagctgtgcattgtgCATCGTGaatcagcagagtgaacagcaatggactgagcacacagccctgtgaggtcccagtgctcagtgtggtggtgttggagatgctgttcccgatccggactgactgaagtctcccagtcaggaagtccaggatccagttgcagtgggaggtgttcaggcccagcaggttcagctttccaatcaggtgctgaggaatgattgtgttgaatgctgaactgaagtctatgaacagtaTTCGAATATATATGTCCTTATTGTCCAGGTCAATCCagtcaggtgctgaggaatgattgtgttgaatgctgaactgaagtctatgaacagtaTTCGAAtatatgtgtctttattgtcgaggtgggtgagggccagatggagggtgctGGTGagggcgtcatctgttgagcagTTGGGGCGGTAAgtgaattgcagggggtccagtgagaggggcagcagggtcttgatgtgcctcatgactagcccctcgaagcacttcatgatgatgggtgtaagtgcaacgggacggtagtgaCACTGacgacttctttggcacgggggtgatggtggtggccttgaagcacgtcggaACGACAgcgctgctcagggaggtgttgaagatgtctgtgaaaaCATCCACCatctggtctgcacatcctctgagcactctgccaggaatgttgtctggtccagcagccttccgcgggttgactctgtgtagagtcttcctcacatcggccgtggttaggcacagcacctggtcattgggaggaggggtggacTTCCTCGCCGTCACATCATTCTGCACCTCAAACTGAGCGTAGAAGTTgctcagcgcatctgggagggaggcatcactgtcacaggcaggtgatgttgtcctgtagttggtgacgGCCTGCATGACCTGCCACATGTGCCACGTGTCTTAAGTCACATTAGGGGTTGAAAAAAACTCCTCAGGGACCTCCAGCCAGACCATGTTTTAGTTCCACTCCCAACACACCTTGGTCAGGTAATTGAGACCTGTAGAGACCTTGATTACCCAATTCAGGTGTATCAAGAACTGGGACATGGTCCCCATGAATACAAGGGAGAACTGGGCTAGGTAAAGAATCCAAGAAGTTAGATTGGGAGAGTTGGAGATTGAgggtatttttttatgttgcaaTCAGTAGAGTAgtccctgtcctgcacattagTGTCTTCTCTGTTCCCAGCAAACTAATCAGCTGATTAAGAGCCTGAGTTGAGGTCTGTGTTACAGTACActaaaaaatgtacagaactgggttgggaacctgtgcagTAGAAACTTACCAATTGTCAAGGCAGAGCATGTGCTTGTTTCCATATGTCTTTGCATTGGACCTGCACACAGGGACATACTCACACGTGCACACTGGGTGGAGATATCTTTCGCAAGCAGTTGGTCAAAACAAAGTCATTACACAACACTGATACCTACACCAAGCAGAAGAGACAAATTGCTTATTCACCCACCTCCGCTGATTGACCGTTGCCTCGAACATCAGCTGCTCTAGTCAAAGCTAGAGGaaaacagtgaaacagtgaaatgatttttttattttttattttatttatttatttttttttggaacacaAGGTTTGTCTGATGCTTCCTCAGACATTTTAGTGCCTTTGACATTTGTCTCTGCCTACCAACCTGACAATCATATTTGATAAATAGTGATAAACAGAATATATGACTTTTatcagagagacactgagaggcTTGTTTAAGCAATGAAACTAACAgatgtaaacagataaaaatgaataattatttttgtttgatattttaaaagtaaatatgtgTGTTTCCAATTGTGTAAAATGGATAATAAAAGAAATCCAATCATATGTATAGTGAAAGATGAGAGGACATTTATTGCACTTAACTGAGTAAACTACATCTGCAGATAGACAGCATCTGAAGGCATTTCTGTATAAACAAGGACTGCATTTTAAcgaaatacataaaaatattttttgtaaagttcatttcattattatggCTGTATGATTATGTGAATGGTATATAACTGGTAAATGCATTCTTTTACTGAGGAAACCCTcccacatttttaatttcatgcatAATCTCTGCACAGTTAATAGAATCTGTAAAGGTCAAGTAAGTGTAGATGTGTAGAGTTTCAACTACAGAGCACACGAAAACCTAGAAGAGTGTTCAGTATAGGCCAGACTTtgactttttaattttactgttttcaGGAGTAGTCAAAACATGCATATTCTTAGCCCTGTTAGAGACTTGCACCAAACACTCTTTGGGAAAAAGGGTTCTCCAATGGTTATTTAAGGTTTATTGGATAAATAAGGTTTTTTTAGCTTCCCAAGCTTCACTCAGTTGGAGAGTTATAAATTTGTTTAGAGTGTAGGTCAAAATGGTCGTGaacatgagatttttttttttttttttttttttttttttaaaacgtctTTAAATTTTCTGCATTTGGACAGCATTAAATACCACGTATCTGCATTTGCTGAACATATGCTTAT contains:
- the neurl1b gene encoding E3 ubiquitin-protein ligase NEURL1B isoform X1 → MGNNESSSLFPQQLISSNEACRAEWQTSIRQVDANLQHRPVASRQYYILPHGTVERRSSALAVNLESPRFHPHAKGKNIRLDAQLRRATRKNSFCHGLTFSQRPIRLYEQVRLRLSGVHSGWSGALRFGFTSLDPGELASSDIPKYACPDLVARPGYWAKALPERLAARDNVLAFWADRHGRVFYTVNDGEPVLFHCGLSAARPLWAIIDIYGITQEVTLLESTFADSTSCLSVARLSAYLPPSNHDSANYSNNQLESNQAAKMAALHLSSSTQPSPCCSSSSSSSSFGVQRSSRGLPSTLDADLRFHPVRGADVLLSSDRSMACVHSPDGIRTLVFSDRPMRLGETLFVEVSHMGPPCLGMLLFGMTSCDPGTLHAAELPAEPDALLDRKEYWVVHRGLPAPAPGDVLSFMLLPDGEVHHGINGVARGRLLCVDSSQALWTFFALRGAINRLRILGTLQASPSTSPSVSHGTASDDSDSDLTFSVNRSSSASESSLVTAPSSPLSPPVSPSLSFPETPLNSKSGECTVCFDQEVDTVIYTCGHMCLCHECGLKLKKQINACCPICRRPIKDVIKTYRP
- the neurl1b gene encoding E3 ubiquitin-protein ligase NEURL1B isoform X2 codes for the protein MGNNESSSLFPQQLISSNEACRAEWQTSIRQDANLQHRPVASRQYYILPHGTVERRSSALAVNLESPRFHPHAKGKNIRLDAQLRRATRKNSFCHGLTFSQRPIRLYEQVRLRLSGVHSGWSGALRFGFTSLDPGELASSDIPKYACPDLVARPGYWAKALPERLAARDNVLAFWADRHGRVFYTVNDGEPVLFHCGLSAARPLWAIIDIYGITQEVTLLESTFADSTSCLSVARLSAYLPPSNHDSANYSNNQLESNQAAKMAALHLSSSTQPSPCCSSSSSSSSFGVQRSSRGLPSTLDADLRFHPVRGADVLLSSDRSMACVHSPDGIRTLVFSDRPMRLGETLFVEVSHMGPPCLGMLLFGMTSCDPGTLHAAELPAEPDALLDRKEYWVVHRGLPAPAPGDVLSFMLLPDGEVHHGINGVARGRLLCVDSSQALWTFFALRGAINRLRILGTLQASPSTSPSVSHGTASDDSDSDLTFSVNRSSSASESSLVTAPSSPLSPPVSPSLSFPETPLNSKSGECTVCFDQEVDTVIYTCGHMCLCHECGLKLKKQINACCPICRRPIKDVIKTYRP
- the neurl1b gene encoding E3 ubiquitin-protein ligase NEURL1B isoform X4 — its product is MGNSAPKPLTDANLQHRPVASRQYYILPHGTVERRSSALAVNLESPRFHPHAKGKNIRLDAQLRRATRKNSFCHGLTFSQRPIRLYEQVRLRLSGVHSGWSGALRFGFTSLDPGELASSDIPKYACPDLVARPGYWAKALPERLAARDNVLAFWADRHGRVFYTVNDGEPVLFHCGLSAARPLWAIIDIYGITQEVTLLESTFADSTSCLSVARLSAYLPPSNHDSANYSNNQLESNQAAKMAALHLSSSTQPSPCCSSSSSSSSFGVQRSSRGLPSTLDADLRFHPVRGADVLLSSDRSMACVHSPDGIRTLVFSDRPMRLGETLFVEVSHMGPPCLGMLLFGMTSCDPGTLHAAELPAEPDALLDRKEYWVVHRGLPAPAPGDVLSFMLLPDGEVHHGINGVARGRLLCVDSSQALWTFFALRGAINRLRILGTLQASPSTSPSVSHGTASDDSDSDLTFSVNRSSSASESSLVTAPSSPLSPPVSPSLSFPETPLNSKSGECTVCFDQEVDTVIYTCGHMCLCHECGLKLKKQINACCPICRRPIKDVIKTYRP